The following coding sequences are from one Saccopteryx bilineata isolate mSacBil1 chromosome 3, mSacBil1_pri_phased_curated, whole genome shotgun sequence window:
- the HYI gene encoding putative hydroxypyruvate isomerase, giving the protein MAPLRFSANVSWLFPELPGLPARLRAAGNSGFEAAEIGWPYAEPPEALARAAREAGLQLVLINTPPGEIERREMGLGAVPGRQAAFREGLEQAVLYAKALGCPRIHLMAGRVPQGADRAAVWGEMETVFLENLKHAAGVLARENLVGLLEPINTRITDPQYFLDSPQQVAAILQKVGRPNLQLQMDIFHWQIMDGNLTGNIREFLPIVGHVQVAQVPGRGDPGSPGELNFPYLFQLLEDEGYKGFVGCEYQPQGDTVEGLSWLRSYWDKWGRPQAGQ; this is encoded by the exons ATGGCTCCATTACGCTTCTCCGCAAATGTGTCGTGGCTGTTCCCCGAGCTCCCCGGCCTCCCCGCGCGGCTGCGGGCAGCGGGCAACTCGGGTTTCGAGGCCGCCGAGATCGGCTGGCCGTACGCGGAGCCGCCGGAGGCGCTGGCACGCGCGGCACGAGAAGCGGGGCTGCAACTGGTGCTGATCAACACCCCCCCGGGT GAGATCGAGAGAAGGGAAATGGGTCTGGGGGCCGTTCCCGGGAGGCAGGCGGCCTTCCGAGAGGGGCTGGAGCAGGCTGTGCTGTACGCCAAGGCTCTGGGCTGTCCCAG GATTCACCTGATGGCTGGCCGAGTACCCCAGGGTGCTGATCGAGCAGCAGTCTGGGGTGAAATGGAGACAGTTTTTCTGGAGAACCTGAAGCATGCAGCTGGGGTTTTGGCTCGG GAGAACCTCGTGGGACTGCTGGAGCCCATTAACACCCGCATCACTGACCCCCAGTACTTCCTGGATTCACCCCAACAGG TGGCAGCCATCTTACAGAAGGTTGGAAGACCCAACCTCCAGTTACAAATG GACATATTCCACTGGCAGATCATGGACGGGAACCTGACAGGAAACATCCGGGAGTTCCTGCCCATCGTTG GGCATGTGCAAGTGGCACAGGTCCCAGGCCGTGGGgatcctggcagccctggagagttGAACTTCCCCTATCTATTCCAATTGCTTGAAGATGAAGGCTACAAAGGCTTTGTAGGCTGCGAGTACCAGCCTCAAG GAGATACAGTGGAGGGCTTGAGTTGGCTGCGTTCCTACTGGGATAAGTGGGGCCGCCCACAAGCTGGCCAGTGA